The following are encoded in a window of Kogia breviceps isolate mKogBre1 chromosome 12, mKogBre1 haplotype 1, whole genome shotgun sequence genomic DNA:
- the ATN1 gene encoding atrophin-1 isoform X3, translating into MKTRQNKDSMSMRSGRKKEAPGPREELRSRGRASPGGVSTSSSDGKAEKSRQTAKKARVEEASTPKVSKQGRSEEISESESEETNAPKKTKTEQELPRPQSPSDLDSLDGRSLNDDGSSDPRDIDQDNRSTSPSIYSPGSVENDSDSSSGLSQGPARPYHPPPLFPPSPPPPDSTPRQPEPGFESHPSGTPTGYHAPMEPPTSRMFQVPPGAPPPHPQLYPGGAGGGVLSGPPVGPKGGGAATSVGAPSGGKQHPQPPTPISISGSGAGGAPPTKPPNTPAGGGNLPSAPPPATFPHVTPNLPPPPALRPLNNASASPPGLGAQPLAGHLPSPHAMGQGMGGLPPGPDKGPTLAPSPHPLPPASTSSAAAPPMRYPYSSSSSSSAAASSSSSSASASASQYPASQALPSYPHSFPPPTSLSVSNQPPKYTQPSLPSQAVWSQGPPPPPPYGRLLANSNAHPGPLPPSAGGQSTAHPPVPTHHHHHQQQQQQQQHHGGSGPPPPGAYPHPLESGSSHHAHPYAMSPSLGSLRPYPPGPAHLPPPHSQVAYSQAGPSGPPASNSSNASSSSQGSYPCSHPSPSQGPQGAPYPFPPVPPVTTSSSTLSTVIATVASSPAGYKTASPPGPPPYGKRAPSPGAYKTATPPGYKPGSPPSFRTGTPPSYRGASPPAGPGTFKPGSPTVGPGPLPPAGPSGLSSLPPPPAAPASGPPLSATQIKQEPAEEYETPESPAPPARSPSPPPKVVDVPSHASQSARFNKHLDRGFNSCARSDLYFVPLEGSKLAKKRADLVEKVRREAEQRAREEKEREREREKEREREKERELERSVKLAQEGRAPVECPPLGPVPHRPPFEPGSAVATVPPYLGPDTPALRTLSEYARPHVMSPGNRNHPFYVPLGAVDPGLLGYNVPALYSSDPAAREREREARERDLRDRLKPGFEVKPSELEPLHGVPGPGLDPFPRHGGLALQPGPPGLHPFPFHPSLGPLERERLALAAGPALRPDMSYAERLAAERQHAERVAALGNDPLARLQMLNVTPHHHQHSHIHSHLHLHQQDAIHAASASVHPLIDPLASGSHLTRIPYPAGTLPNPLLPHPLHENEVLRHQLFAAPYRDLPASLSAPMSAAHQLQAMHAQSAELQRLALEQQQWLHAHHPLHSVPLPAQEDYYSHLKKESDKPL; encoded by the exons ATGAAGACACGACAGAATAAAGACTCA ATGTCAATGAGGAGTGGACGGAAGAAAGAGGCCCCTGGGCCCCGGGAAGAACTGAGATCGAGGGGCCGGGCCTCCCCTGGAGGGGTCAGCACGTCCAGCAGCGATGGCAAAGCCGAGAAGTCTAGGCAGACGGCCAAG AAGGCCCGAGTAGAGGAAGCCTCCACCCCAAAGGTCAGCAAGCAGGGCCGGAGTGAGGAGATCTCGGAGAGTGAAAGTGAGGAGACCAACGCGCCCAAAAAGACCAAAACTGAG CAGGAGCTCCCTCGGCCACAGTCTCCCTCGGATCTGGATAGTTTGGATGGGCGGAGCCTCAATGATGATGGCAGCAGCGACCCTAGGGATATCGACCAGGATAACCGAAGCACGTCCCCCAGTATCTACAGCCCTGGAAGCGTGGAGAATGACTCCGACTCGTCTTCTGGCCTGTCCCAGGGCCCAGCCCGCCCCTACCATCCACCTccactctttcctccctcccctccccctccagatAGCACCCCCCGACAGCCAGAGCCTGGCTTTGAATCCCATCCTTCTGGGACACCCACTGGGTATCATGCTCCCATGGAGCCTCCCACATCTCGAATGTTCCAGGTTCCTCCAGGGGCCCCTCCCCCTCATCCACAGCTCTATCCTGGGGGTGCTGGTGGAGGAGTTCTGTCTGGACCCCCAGTGGGCCccaaggggggaggggctgccaCTTCAGTGGGGGCCCCTAGTGGGGGTAAGcagcacccccagccccccacccccatttcaaTATCAGGCTCTGGGGCTGGTGGTGCTCCCCCAACAAAGCCCCCCAACACTCCAGCTGGTGGTGGAAACCTACCGTCTGCTCCACCACCGGCCACTTTCCCCCATGTGACACCAAACCTGCCTCCCCCGCCTGCCCTGAGACCCCTTAACAATGCCTCCGCCTCTCCTCCTGGCCTGGGGGCCCAGCCGCTAGCTGGGCATCTGCCCTCTCCCCATGCCATGGGGCAGGGTATGGGTGGACTTCCTCCCGGCCCAGACAAGGGCCCCACTCTtgctccctcaccccaccctttGCCCCCTGCGTCCACCTCTTCTGCTGCCGCCCCACCAATGAGGTATCCTTATTCGTCCTCTAGCAGCAGCTCTGCAGCAGCCTCCTCTTCCAGTTCTTCTGCCTCGGCCTCGGCCTCCCAGTACCCAGCTTCCCAGGCACTGCCCAGTTATCCCCACTCCtttcctccccccaccagccTCTCTGTCTCCAATCAGCCACCCAAGTATACTCAGCCTTCTCTCCCATCCCAAGCTGTGTGGAGCCAGGGTCCCCCTCCGCCTCCTCCCTATGGCCGCCTCTTGGCCAACAGCAATGCCCACCcaggccccctccctccttcagcTGGAGGCCAATCCACTGCCCACCCACCAGTCCCgacacatcaccaccaccaccagcaacagcagcagcagcaacaacatcATGGGGGCTCTGGGCCCCCTCCACCGGGGGCATATCCTCACCCCCTGGAGAGCGGTAGCTCCCACCACGCACACCCCTATGCCATGTCTCCCTCCCTGGGGTCTCTGAGGCCCTACCCACCAGGGCCCGCACACCTGCCTCCACCTCACAGCCAGGTGGCCTACAGCCAAGCAGGTCCCAGCGGCCCCCCAGCCTCTAATTCTTCCAatgcctcttcctcctctcaaGGGTCCTACCCGTGTTCACACCCCTCTCCTTCCCAGGGCCCCCAAGGGGCGCCCTACCCCTTCCCACCGGTGCCTCCGGTCACCACCTCCTCGTCTACGCTTTCCACGGTCATTGCCACAGTGGCTTCCTCGCCAGCAGGCTACAAGACAGCCTCCCCACCTGGGCCCCCACCGTATGGCAAGCGAGCCCCGTCCCCAGGGGCCTACAAGACAGCCACCCCGCCCGGATACAAGCCGGGGTCCCCGCCCTCCTTCCGAACGGGGACCCCACCGAGCTACCGAGGCGCCTCGCCGCCCGCAGGCCCTGGGACCTTCAAGCCGGGCTCGCCCACGGTGGGGCCCGGGCCGCTGCCGCCTGCGGGGCCCTCGGGCCTGTCATCCCTGCCACCACCGCCTGCGGCCCCCGCCTCAGGGCCGCCCCTGAGCGCCACGCAGATCAAACAGGAGCCGGCTGAGGAATATGAGACCCCCGAGAGCCCGGCGCCCCCGGCCCGCAGCCCCTCGCCCCCTCCCAAGGTGGTAGACGTGCCCAGCCACGCCAGCCAGTCGGCCAG GTTCAACAAACACCTGGACCGCGGCTTTAACTCGTGCGCGCGCAGCGATCTGTACTTCGTGCCGCTGGAGGGCTCCAAGCTGGCCAAGAAGCGAGCCGACCTGGTGGAGAAGGTGCGGCGCGAGGCCGAGCAGCGCGCGCGCGAAGAAAAGGAGCGCGAGCGGGAACGCGAGAAGGAGCGCGAGCGCGAAAAGGAGCGCGAGCTGGAACGCAGCGTG AAGTTGGCTCAGGAGGGCCGTGCTCCAGTGGAGTGCCCACCTCTCGGCCCAGTGCCCCATCGCCCTCCATTTGAGCCGGGCAGTGCTGTGGCTACAGTGCCCCCCTACCTGGGTCCCGACACTCCAGCCCTGCGCACCCTCAGTGAATATGCCCGGCCCCACGTCATGTCTCCTGGAAATCGCAACCATCCATTCTACGTGCCCCTGGGGGCAGTGGACCCGGGGCTCCTGGGTTACAATGTCCCGGCCCTGTACAGCAGTGACCCAGCAGCCCGGGAGAGGGAGCGGGAAGCCCGTGAACGAGACCTGCGTGACCGCCTCAAGCCTGGCTTCGAGGTGAAGCCTAGTGAGCTGGAACCCCTACACGGGGTCCCTGGGCCAGGCCTGGATCCCTTCCCCCGACACGGGGGCCTGGCTCTGCAGCCTGGCCCACCTGGCTTGCACCCTTTCCCCTTTCATCCGAGCCTGGGGCCCCTGGAGAGAGAACGTCTAGCGCTGGCAGCTGGGCCAGCCCTGCGGCCTGACATGTCCTACGCGGAGCGTCTGGCAGCTGAGAGGCAGCATGCAGAAAGGGTGGCTGCCCTGGGCAACGACCCGCTGGCCCGGCTGCAGATGCTCAACGTGACCCCCCATCACCACCAGCACTCTCACATCCACTCTCACCTGCACCTCCACCAGCAGGATGCCATCCATGCAG cctctgcctcggTGCACCCTCTCATTGACCCCCTGGCCTCAGGGTCTCACCTTACCCGGATCCCCTACCCAGCTGGgaccctccccaacccccttctTCCTCACCCTCTGCACGAGAACGAAGTTCTTCGTCACCAGCTCTTTG CTGCTCCTTACCGGGACCTGCcagcctccctctctgccccGATGTCAGCAGCCCACCAGCTGCAGGCCATGCACGCGCAGTCTGCTGAGCTGCAGCGCTTGGCGCTGGAGCAGCAGCAGTGGCTGCACGCCCATCACCCGCTGCACAGTGTACCGCTCCCCGCCCAGGAGGACTACTACAG TCACCTGAAGAAGGAAAGCGACAAGCCGCTGTAG
- the ATN1 gene encoding atrophin-1 isoform X4 codes for MKTRQNKDSMSMRSGRKKEAPGPREELRSRGRASPGGVSTSSSDGKAEKSRQTAKKARVEEASTPKVSKQGRSEEISESESEETNAPKKTKTEELPRPQSPSDLDSLDGRSLNDDGSSDPRDIDQDNRSTSPSIYSPGSVENDSDSSSGLSQGPARPYHPPPLFPPSPPPPDSTPRQPEPGFESHPSGTPTGYHAPMEPPTSRMFQVPPGAPPPHPQLYPGGAGGGVLSGPPVGPKGGGAATSVGAPSGGKQHPQPPTPISISGSGAGGAPPTKPPNTPAGGGNLPSAPPPATFPHVTPNLPPPPALRPLNNASASPPGLGAQPLAGHLPSPHAMGQGMGGLPPGPDKGPTLAPSPHPLPPASTSSAAAPPMRYPYSSSSSSSAAASSSSSSASASASQYPASQALPSYPHSFPPPTSLSVSNQPPKYTQPSLPSQAVWSQGPPPPPPYGRLLANSNAHPGPLPPSAGGQSTAHPPVPTHHHHHQQQQQQQQHHGGSGPPPPGAYPHPLESGSSHHAHPYAMSPSLGSLRPYPPGPAHLPPPHSQVAYSQAGPSGPPASNSSNASSSSQGSYPCSHPSPSQGPQGAPYPFPPVPPVTTSSSTLSTVIATVASSPAGYKTASPPGPPPYGKRAPSPGAYKTATPPGYKPGSPPSFRTGTPPSYRGASPPAGPGTFKPGSPTVGPGPLPPAGPSGLSSLPPPPAAPASGPPLSATQIKQEPAEEYETPESPAPPARSPSPPPKVVDVPSHASQSARFNKHLDRGFNSCARSDLYFVPLEGSKLAKKRADLVEKVRREAEQRAREEKEREREREKEREREKERELERSVKLAQEGRAPVECPPLGPVPHRPPFEPGSAVATVPPYLGPDTPALRTLSEYARPHVMSPGNRNHPFYVPLGAVDPGLLGYNVPALYSSDPAAREREREARERDLRDRLKPGFEVKPSELEPLHGVPGPGLDPFPRHGGLALQPGPPGLHPFPFHPSLGPLERERLALAAGPALRPDMSYAERLAAERQHAERVAALGNDPLARLQMLNVTPHHHQHSHIHSHLHLHQQDAIHAASASVHPLIDPLASGSHLTRIPYPAGTLPNPLLPHPLHENEVLRHQLFAAPYRDLPASLSAPMSAAHQLQAMHAQSAELQRLALEQQQWLHAHHPLHSVPLPAQEDYYSHLKKESDKPL; via the exons ATGAAGACACGACAGAATAAAGACTCA ATGTCAATGAGGAGTGGACGGAAGAAAGAGGCCCCTGGGCCCCGGGAAGAACTGAGATCGAGGGGCCGGGCCTCCCCTGGAGGGGTCAGCACGTCCAGCAGCGATGGCAAAGCCGAGAAGTCTAGGCAGACGGCCAAG AAGGCCCGAGTAGAGGAAGCCTCCACCCCAAAGGTCAGCAAGCAGGGCCGGAGTGAGGAGATCTCGGAGAGTGAAAGTGAGGAGACCAACGCGCCCAAAAAGACCAAAACTGAG GAGCTCCCTCGGCCACAGTCTCCCTCGGATCTGGATAGTTTGGATGGGCGGAGCCTCAATGATGATGGCAGCAGCGACCCTAGGGATATCGACCAGGATAACCGAAGCACGTCCCCCAGTATCTACAGCCCTGGAAGCGTGGAGAATGACTCCGACTCGTCTTCTGGCCTGTCCCAGGGCCCAGCCCGCCCCTACCATCCACCTccactctttcctccctcccctccccctccagatAGCACCCCCCGACAGCCAGAGCCTGGCTTTGAATCCCATCCTTCTGGGACACCCACTGGGTATCATGCTCCCATGGAGCCTCCCACATCTCGAATGTTCCAGGTTCCTCCAGGGGCCCCTCCCCCTCATCCACAGCTCTATCCTGGGGGTGCTGGTGGAGGAGTTCTGTCTGGACCCCCAGTGGGCCccaaggggggaggggctgccaCTTCAGTGGGGGCCCCTAGTGGGGGTAAGcagcacccccagccccccacccccatttcaaTATCAGGCTCTGGGGCTGGTGGTGCTCCCCCAACAAAGCCCCCCAACACTCCAGCTGGTGGTGGAAACCTACCGTCTGCTCCACCACCGGCCACTTTCCCCCATGTGACACCAAACCTGCCTCCCCCGCCTGCCCTGAGACCCCTTAACAATGCCTCCGCCTCTCCTCCTGGCCTGGGGGCCCAGCCGCTAGCTGGGCATCTGCCCTCTCCCCATGCCATGGGGCAGGGTATGGGTGGACTTCCTCCCGGCCCAGACAAGGGCCCCACTCTtgctccctcaccccaccctttGCCCCCTGCGTCCACCTCTTCTGCTGCCGCCCCACCAATGAGGTATCCTTATTCGTCCTCTAGCAGCAGCTCTGCAGCAGCCTCCTCTTCCAGTTCTTCTGCCTCGGCCTCGGCCTCCCAGTACCCAGCTTCCCAGGCACTGCCCAGTTATCCCCACTCCtttcctccccccaccagccTCTCTGTCTCCAATCAGCCACCCAAGTATACTCAGCCTTCTCTCCCATCCCAAGCTGTGTGGAGCCAGGGTCCCCCTCCGCCTCCTCCCTATGGCCGCCTCTTGGCCAACAGCAATGCCCACCcaggccccctccctccttcagcTGGAGGCCAATCCACTGCCCACCCACCAGTCCCgacacatcaccaccaccaccagcaacagcagcagcagcaacaacatcATGGGGGCTCTGGGCCCCCTCCACCGGGGGCATATCCTCACCCCCTGGAGAGCGGTAGCTCCCACCACGCACACCCCTATGCCATGTCTCCCTCCCTGGGGTCTCTGAGGCCCTACCCACCAGGGCCCGCACACCTGCCTCCACCTCACAGCCAGGTGGCCTACAGCCAAGCAGGTCCCAGCGGCCCCCCAGCCTCTAATTCTTCCAatgcctcttcctcctctcaaGGGTCCTACCCGTGTTCACACCCCTCTCCTTCCCAGGGCCCCCAAGGGGCGCCCTACCCCTTCCCACCGGTGCCTCCGGTCACCACCTCCTCGTCTACGCTTTCCACGGTCATTGCCACAGTGGCTTCCTCGCCAGCAGGCTACAAGACAGCCTCCCCACCTGGGCCCCCACCGTATGGCAAGCGAGCCCCGTCCCCAGGGGCCTACAAGACAGCCACCCCGCCCGGATACAAGCCGGGGTCCCCGCCCTCCTTCCGAACGGGGACCCCACCGAGCTACCGAGGCGCCTCGCCGCCCGCAGGCCCTGGGACCTTCAAGCCGGGCTCGCCCACGGTGGGGCCCGGGCCGCTGCCGCCTGCGGGGCCCTCGGGCCTGTCATCCCTGCCACCACCGCCTGCGGCCCCCGCCTCAGGGCCGCCCCTGAGCGCCACGCAGATCAAACAGGAGCCGGCTGAGGAATATGAGACCCCCGAGAGCCCGGCGCCCCCGGCCCGCAGCCCCTCGCCCCCTCCCAAGGTGGTAGACGTGCCCAGCCACGCCAGCCAGTCGGCCAG GTTCAACAAACACCTGGACCGCGGCTTTAACTCGTGCGCGCGCAGCGATCTGTACTTCGTGCCGCTGGAGGGCTCCAAGCTGGCCAAGAAGCGAGCCGACCTGGTGGAGAAGGTGCGGCGCGAGGCCGAGCAGCGCGCGCGCGAAGAAAAGGAGCGCGAGCGGGAACGCGAGAAGGAGCGCGAGCGCGAAAAGGAGCGCGAGCTGGAACGCAGCGTG AAGTTGGCTCAGGAGGGCCGTGCTCCAGTGGAGTGCCCACCTCTCGGCCCAGTGCCCCATCGCCCTCCATTTGAGCCGGGCAGTGCTGTGGCTACAGTGCCCCCCTACCTGGGTCCCGACACTCCAGCCCTGCGCACCCTCAGTGAATATGCCCGGCCCCACGTCATGTCTCCTGGAAATCGCAACCATCCATTCTACGTGCCCCTGGGGGCAGTGGACCCGGGGCTCCTGGGTTACAATGTCCCGGCCCTGTACAGCAGTGACCCAGCAGCCCGGGAGAGGGAGCGGGAAGCCCGTGAACGAGACCTGCGTGACCGCCTCAAGCCTGGCTTCGAGGTGAAGCCTAGTGAGCTGGAACCCCTACACGGGGTCCCTGGGCCAGGCCTGGATCCCTTCCCCCGACACGGGGGCCTGGCTCTGCAGCCTGGCCCACCTGGCTTGCACCCTTTCCCCTTTCATCCGAGCCTGGGGCCCCTGGAGAGAGAACGTCTAGCGCTGGCAGCTGGGCCAGCCCTGCGGCCTGACATGTCCTACGCGGAGCGTCTGGCAGCTGAGAGGCAGCATGCAGAAAGGGTGGCTGCCCTGGGCAACGACCCGCTGGCCCGGCTGCAGATGCTCAACGTGACCCCCCATCACCACCAGCACTCTCACATCCACTCTCACCTGCACCTCCACCAGCAGGATGCCATCCATGCAG cctctgcctcggTGCACCCTCTCATTGACCCCCTGGCCTCAGGGTCTCACCTTACCCGGATCCCCTACCCAGCTGGgaccctccccaacccccttctTCCTCACCCTCTGCACGAGAACGAAGTTCTTCGTCACCAGCTCTTTG CTGCTCCTTACCGGGACCTGCcagcctccctctctgccccGATGTCAGCAGCCCACCAGCTGCAGGCCATGCACGCGCAGTCTGCTGAGCTGCAGCGCTTGGCGCTGGAGCAGCAGCAGTGGCTGCACGCCCATCACCCGCTGCACAGTGTACCGCTCCCCGCCCAGGAGGACTACTACAG TCACCTGAAGAAGGAAAGCGACAAGCCGCTGTAG